The DNA sequence caaaaaaagttgaaaaggaaagttttgagtgaggaacagaattaagcgttcaatttgcagtggcctcttaattttaacccttctgttcctcactcaaaaccttccttttcgacttttttggaaaggaaagaaaaaggtgcagtggtctcttcattttttccggagctgcatGTTACTGTGAATTGGTGTTTTTAGGTAAGAGGACCCTAAGAAAGGGATACATTGGTCTTAGAGGACAATGAAACACTAGCATGTGTAATTGCAGTTCATGCATTTGAAACTCTACTACACAAACATATCCAAAGTGGTAGGCTACACATTTTCCTCCCGTACATCATTGATGTTGGCAGCGAATCATAAGAACATCTGTTGACGTTTTTACCCACAGGCTTGCCATATTGCACAGCATCGCAGTTGCAGTGAATGCTGTGCCTTGGATACCACAGATGGCTATCTGCATGGTGAATTAATATTACTATTGTGATGAACAATTGGCATAGTTATTACTGCTCTAGTGATTAGTCACGGACAGAGGCAATGATTCAGGGACGCTGGTTTAAAATCGATGAAATACCTAATGGCCACCTGTCCAATTCTACGTGAACGTACCTATACCTGCCTCCTCCTGTGGCCTCCTGCCACTGGGGCTGCTATGCTGCTTGGCGACGTCTTGATATATTGATTGATAGCTAGGACTATAATGGAGTTTAGATGGTCGGGAGGTGTGTTTTATGAGGCTAGGATGTCTAATGATGTCATAACCgtgaacacatttaaaaaatatgcaaTACTTATTGATTACTGTTTCAATTTGGAACATTTCTGTCTTCAGTCACTGTATATTGTCATTATTGACAGGACGAGGCAATTTTAACATTTACAGTCCAAAACACAAGAAAAGTACAATTTAGACAAAATTCAAAATACAGCATAATCTTTCATGAATTACAAAATAGTGGTCTGAGTCCTAAACACTGATTTGCTGAAAGCTGTTATTTCTGAGTGTGTACTAATTATTTTGGTTACCGCAACCTGCGGTGGTTCAACGTTCTATTCGGCTGCAGCATGGGCTTGATTCTGCCCCGATGCCATTTTAGCAAAATACCACTAtcctgaaaaaaacatgaaaacatacgCTTGCAAATAATGACTGTGTTTGTAATCAGTTTAGAATACTGGTAAGTCGGTATAATGCTAGTCAGTTCAATGAATCTCTACcctgttttattaaattttttgtaaacaaaataGACATTCTTTGCAAACACTCCTTCAATATATACGGCAGTTAAAACGATATCTCTCCAGCCCCATCCTTCAGCTATTTACCAAATCAAGTGGTTGGGtgttagacatttatttttcaaatccCATATTGCCCCTTCGATGCATGGATTAAATTCCATTTTATCTGCTATTGGCCCGGAGATACGTCTTAATTATGTATTTGTGATTGGCCTCAGGGCTGTTATAGCCATGACAACAGTCATGATGTTAATATCACACTTCATTTGATCACCTGTCTTGTGTGCATTTGGAGAGGAAATGTTCATGGTTTGGTTTTGTACATCAACAACATCCCTAGGCAAATGTAAGTCTACATTTAAcatcttatttatatatattttttcatatgattATGTTGCTAGTGTTCCCAGTCTTGACATCACCACTGTGTGATGTGGAATCCCTGGGGGCAACCCCACGTCAGCCTATTTGATATTTAGGTACACAGGCCCAAATGGATTCCCCATAAGGCCagacagagatttttttttttacacttcaaGGCATCCAAATATGAATATGTTGAAGTTGGCGTACCCTGAGTTAGATTGGTGATTCGGTGTATTAAGGATTTGTGGCTACAGAGCACAGTATCACATTTACACAGTCCACCCAGAGAGAAACTTCAAAAAGAGGAACCATCAGCATGACACCGTGCAAAGTTCCTGATCAAGTCTGTCTAATGGGAATGgttttattttcctctcatcAACTGCATATCACTTGGCCTGGAGAATTACTTTGACAGACCCCTATagatgcgcgcacacacacacacacacacacacacacacacagaaaaagctTACGACAAgctaacaaaatgtgtttgtaggCATCCAACTTATAAAACTTTACATTGCATATACGTAAATGTATCATAAACTCTATATACATCAACAGATAATGTATAACTTGTGTCATATTCTATATaggtacactgaacaaaattataaatgcaacacttgtttttgcccatATTTATCATGAGATGAACtcagagaaagtcttagatctttatgtacacaaaaggcctatttctctcaaatattgttcacaaatctgtctaaatctttgttagtgagcacttctcttttgccgagataatccctCCACCtaacaggtgtggcatatcaagatgctgattagacagcaggattattgcacaggtgtgcctttggctggccacaataaaaggccactctaaaatgtgcagttaagCAGGTTAAAGGTCTGGACTTGATTCCATttacatttggaagctgttgccgTGAACCCACATGTAGTCAAAAGAGCTTTCAATGCTCTTGAAACAAGCCattcttaggctgcaaaaaaatccatcagagagatagcaagaacatcaaaagttgaaaaggaaagttttgggtgaggaacagaagcgttcaatttgcagtggtcttttaattttaacccttctgttcctctctcaaaaccttccttttcaacttttttggaatggaaagaaaaaggcgcagtggtctcttaattttttccggagctgtatatacagttgtgctcataagttgtcataccctggcagaaattgtgacattttggaattgattttgaaaatatgactgatcatgatttttttattttattattatttaaggttaattatcatatgaagccatgtattatcacatagttgtttggctccattttaaatcctaatgataacagaaatcacccaaatggccctgatcaaaagtttacatacccttgaatgtttggccttgttacaaacacacaaggtgacacacacaggtgaaaatgggaattaaaggtcaatttcccacacctgtggctttttaaattgcaattagtgtctatatataaatagtcaatgagtttgttagttctcaTGTGATTGCACTGAGCAGGCGAGATACTGAGCCAtcgggagcagaaaagaactgtcaaatgacctgcataaggtaatggaactttataaagatgggaaaggatataaaaagatatccaaatccttgcaaatgccagtcagtactgttcagacaatttgcattcttctgcacaaaagctgcgcatgggacgctcttggactttccagcacgacaatgaccctaagcacaaggccaagttgaccctccagaggttacagcagaaaaaggtgaaggttctggagtagccatcacagtctgctgaccttaatatcatcaaccCACTCTGGGGAGACCCTTTGTTACtatgtattgttttattattgtgccattctgttataacctacagttgaatgtgaatccattcattcattcatcttctcacgcttatccggggccgggtcgtgaatgtgaatgtgaatccaataagaaataaaagatgtgttttgcctgctcactcatgttttctttacaaatggtgcatatattaccaatgtttcaagggtatgcaaacttttaacCACAACtctacatacagctccagacaaaattgagaccactgcacctttttctttcatttccagatccttatgcttgcccatttttcctacctctaacacatcaactttgaggacagaatgttcacttgctgcctaatatatcccacccactgacaggtgccatgataatgagattatcagtgttattcatttcacctgtcagtggtcttaatgttatggctgatcggtgtgtgtgtgtatatattatacTGTGCATGGACTGAATTTGTTCAAAGGTTGTTTTGATAAACGTGTACATTTAAAGTGACACTCATTGTGTGGGTTTGGAAAATAGTGACATCATCATATATTTCCTTTGAACACTTTTCTGACTGTCTGCTTTGCCATGTATGAATGTGTTATTAGCTGCAAAGCCATTATTATATCAAAACAGTTATTATATAAAGACTAACAAAAAGGGGTCCTaaaattgacaaaataaaatagctttaaacctgtgtagctcagttggtaaagGCAGGGTAACAACACCAGTGTTCTAGAATTGATTCCCATCGCCAGGACACAAGAagttgaaaatgtatgcaatcaccACTGTAATTCGCTCTCGACATCAGTGTCAGGGAAATAATGTAAAAACTAGTTTTACTTAGAAGATCCCAAGGCTTAGACTCATGGGTTGCTTGGCTGAATATAGTGCCATTGACAGTAGATGCATGCATTGTCTGACAACACTTAATTCTCATGTGGTGAAAACAGTCGGACTGACAAAGGCTTTGTAGTCAGTGTACTGCTGTAAGGCATGCCAGGCGTCAGACAGTTCGATTGTAATCTTGAGGTGTCGGAGTTCAAATCAGAGTCAGAGGATTTGTATGCAGAGAAATATACAGGACTCATTTTGGATAGAATGGGTGGTAATACCAAGGTACAGTCTAGAGGACTTCTTTTATGTGAGCTTGGTTTCATTGATAGACCTTTGAAAAATGGTTTTCATGGGCAGGAATACCATTTTTCAAGCTGATTATCTATTGTCTGAAATCGTGACTTACTGTACTGTGTTGCACATAGCTGGTAAAACCCTTGAAATGACACCTGCAagagtattttttttgtctttttttgcagATGGCCTAACGTACATAAAATGACtttcaatgtattattttggtATTGATGTCTGAACAATTCTTAGACACATGACGTGGTAACATGTAGGTGTTAGTCAGTGGGTTAACTGTTTAATTACTCCATTTGTTTATTCTCTGACCCCCGCCCCAGCGTCATCCACCCTCCACTTTTTGCGTCAGTGACGGTCAGGGAGAGAGGGCTATAAAGGAGCGGGAGACTTTGGGTGCCAAGTTTAAGAGTCAACGTTGCTTTAGTATTCAGTGACAGCAATCTTTTCAAGGCTACCGGTGCACCTTAATTCTCGACCACTCTCTGGTCTCCCACTGATCTCGCAAGCACTTTGAGCTCTCCCTCCAGCTccctttttgtttctctgttcATCTCCTAAtcttctgtctgcctgtcatcCGCTGCCATCTCTCTCAGCATGCAGCTTCTGGTGATTTTAGCATCTCTCATGGGGGTTCTATACTATGTTAGAGCAGCCGCCGTGCTTCCTGCCGAAGAGAGGAGCCCACTACTAAATAGGGTGAGTAGAGAATGTTTTTGGATTTTGTATTATAAACAATTCAAACGGTTTTCATCTTACATTTATtctcaattgttatttttattattgttcttAAAAGAAATGGGTGAAATAatttcatgaaaaaaatatgtttgatagAAAACGTTAGTGTTATGAATAATCTAACAAACGGATTTGCAGTGATCAATTTTAAATGATTGTTAATTCATGCATTAGTACTACaataatgtatatgtttttgtttttcctgttagtaggtttgacattttaaagtttttgattatattaaaataaatattttaaagtaGCTTTCTCTGGTAATATTGATTAAATATTCACATATGAATAAAAagggatattttgtttttaaaggttTGTCAGACATCACTTACTACTTTTAGTGTTGAAGCTTTCCAGACAATTTGAATCATTCTCTTTCTGAGATATATTATTCATGCACAAGCCACATACAGCACATAAAGGCTTCAAAATGGCCCCACAATAAActtcacaatatatttttttaggtcTGTTAAGGCATGTAAATGCAAAAGCACTGCTACTTCCAGTATTTCCATTGTTATCAAACATATTGTTTAAACACAGTTTACTTGCTGCTTTGACCTTGTTTTGGATCTTTGGTTTAATCCGCACACTGGTAGTCTCACATATCAGCGTATACCTCAAATTCAACAGAGCTTGGTTCGCAATCTTGATGCCACTTGATGCCACTTTCCATATTTGTAGCCAAGCAGCCTGAGCAGATATGACAGTAAAGATGACACTGAACATAACACCTGAAGTAGCTAGTCCGTTTTCTTCAAACTAGTGATGTTTGCAGAAAATAACCTTCATCACATCTTTTTAAAGGGCCCTGAAAACCTTTTGGTCTATAGAATGTTATGTGGAGACAGTTAAGAAGGTTTTGGGGTCCGGAGACTTCCTTATGTGGCTTGTGCAGATAAGTAGAAAACCAAATATATAAATCTGGATGATGCTTCAACACAAAAATTGGAAAACGAGGGGTAACATGCTAAGAAATTTGATATCCTTTTATTTACATATATGCAGCCACTCACACATTTTCTGCTCTTCTTTTAGGAATTGAGTAAAGAGCGCAAAGAGCTGATTCTCAAGCTGGTGTCTGGCTTGTTAGATGGTGCGTCGGACAACAACATGTTACCCGGAGACATGTCCCCTGTGGATCTAGAAGACCCCCTTGAGTCTCGACTGGAGGAGAGAGCTGTATATAACAGGCTATCACAGCTGCCGCAGCGTGACCGCAAAGCCCCCTGTAAAAACTTCTTTTGGAAAACCTTCACCTCCTGCTAACAGTAGCAACCAGTCAGCCACGCTATGCTCCTGTTGACCACCAAACAACACAATCTGACCCAGACCCAACATTAACTGCGGTGGAACTGACCTGTACATATCCACCCAGTCAGAAGGGCACTCTCAATAGACTTTAAGACACTgacagtgtgtatgttttgattGTTGATCTATGTCtctatttatgtatgtatttatttatttcaggagatataaaaaaaataaagcatgaTTATGGTATTTGGTTTTGGTGAAAAGTGTGTCGTTCTTACATTTGATACATCTATGGAAGAACTCTGTGGATTCATGAATTCAATTGATAGATAtcatgtatatacattttttaaatattgcacCCAGTATATTACCGGAATTCTAGATCAAacctttataaaatgtacaaaaacaatatGTTGTGATTGAGTCCATACTCAACGGCGTAGTATGGTTTGACGGGTTGTATGTACATCGGCAGTAATACGGCTTAATCTCTTGGTGAAATGGGCAAATTGATGTGTCAATTAATTTAAGTCGTCTGGACAGGTTGGCTTTTAATCTGTTAACATTGTCTGGTCTTGTTAAGTATAtactaattaattattattttatttcctaaataacaacacaacgtacagtACTTTACACTCTGTGCTAAACTGAATGTATTTGTCTTTTGTCTGCAAAGCATATCCTAAATAATAGATAATATATCAATATCATCAAATGTCTTTGcgataattatatattttttaatactttcAATTAATTGGTAAATTACCTTTACAGAATATAATTTGTGCAGCGGTTGAAAATTGACCTTGAGTTTATGGCTAAACATTGACCTTTTCATTATATTTTCCTTTATTATGACCAGTACATATATTTCTGACACTAATATGCATTTCAGTATGTAGTTTTCTATGCCTTTTGTTCATTAGAAAGATCACTGTCGAACCAGTCAATATGATTGTAATTTGTCTAGGTACAAAGTTATGTTATAGACAATATATAGTCCAATATATTTAACTAAAAACAATTGTCAACAAAGCAAAAAAGAATAAGATAAATGAATGGAATCATTTTGGGGGATTTCTTCTTTGGTTcaacaaaaaaacttttaacAGGTAAATCATATTACACTACTGATATTTATATACCAGAAGAAATGAAGGCAGTCatgtattgtataaatgtaaatcTGGCTAAATGGGGGTGgactgaaaaaacacaaaacctgTGACTGTATGCTCAATGTTGATGTCCGAATTTTCATTGTAGACTAAATTTACTTTTTATGTGGGTGCATTGATCTTTGTTTATTCATGGTCACATGTTGAGACTGATGGTTCAGTGAATTATTGCAGGTCATAAAGCATGTCAGTAAGGAAATGACAATTCTGCCACGTCTGCCTGAAAGATTACGTTATGTTTCACCAGTATTTAGATCGGAATACAATTCTCATGTTGTTTTGCTAGAGGAATTCGTTGGTTTTGTACCCCTTAATATTCAGCGGATTCATATCACTATGTAACTACATAGTAATAGGATGTTCCTGTGTAATGAAATGGGAATAGGGTTGCAGGGTATTTGTTATTATACAATTAGAAAAAGACATACATAATTACAAATCCACTTGCTGAAggttatttcaaatgtttaatttcaaaCTTATGTACTTGTTCCACTTTGTAGCTTTTGGTTTTATTCACATTTGTAGCACTTCTATTTGAGTAGGCGTTCACCTTATGTTTGAAAGTAAAAAACCTGAAATGGCTATACAAAGACCCTGGGCTTTCAAGTGAATCACAACCCTGGCTTACGCCCCCTGCTGTCTATGCTTTCCAGTCACATATATATGgcattacactcacctaaaggattattaggaacaccatactaatactgtgtttgaccccctttcgcctacagaactgccttaattctacgtggcattgattcaacaaggtgctgaaagcattctttagaaatgttggcccatattgataggatagcatcttgcagttgatggagatttgtgggatgcacatccagggcacgaagctcccgttccaccacatcccaaagatgccctattgggttgagatctgatgactgtgggggccatttcagtatagtgaactcattgtcatgttcaagaaaccaatttgaaatgattcgagctttgtgacatggtgcataatcctgctggaagtagccatcagaagatgggtacatgatggtcataaaggaatggacatggtcagaaacaatgctcaggtaggctgtggcatttaaacgatgcccaattggcactaaggggcctaaaatgtgccaagaaaacatcccccacaccattacaccaccaccaccagcctgcacagtggtaacaaggcatgatggatccatgttctcattctgtttacgccaaattctgactctaccatctgaatgtctcaacagaaatcgagactcatcagaccaggcaacattcttccagtcttcaactgtccaattttggtgagctcgtgcaaattgtagcctctttttcctatttgtagtggagatgagtggtaaccggtggggtcttctgcaaccctcaaggttgtgcgtgttgtggcttcacaaatgctttgctgcatacctcggttgtaacgagtggttatttcagtcaaagttgctcttctatcagcttgaatcagtcggcccattctcctatgacctctagcatcaacaaggcattttcgcccacaggactgccgcatactggatgtttttcccttttcacaccattctttgtaatccctagaaatggttatgcgtgaaaatcccagtaactgagcagattgtgaaatactcagaccggaccatctggcaccaacaaccatgccacgctcaaaattacttaaatcacctttctttcccattctgacattcagtttggagttcaggagattctcttgaccaggaccacacccctaaatgcattgaagcaactgccatgtgattggttgattagataattgcattaatgagaaactgaacaggtgttcctgataatcctttaggtgagtgtatatccaactcattttttttctgcctttttaacatttttgatgaataaatatatttaaaaaaacatagtgCGTACATTACAAAGCAACcacaacaaacagaaagaaaaaggagattCAGCTGTGAGGATGAAGAAGACCAGAAGCAACAGAAATAGCAAGCAGATAACGGCAGTGATTGACAAATTTGGGGTTGGGCAGCTATGCTtttctttactaatactttCAAACATGGCTGGAGTTAATTTTAAGCAATTAATCATGACATTGAATTGCCTTGCAACTATAACAGTCGCCAGTCTTCTGTGAAGGTTTTCCACAAaattttggagtgtctctgggggaatttgtgcccattcagccaaaagagcatttgtgaggtcaggcactgatgttggatgaaAAGGTCTGACTCACAATCACCATTCTAATttatcccaaaggtgttcagtgggttgaggtcagggctctgtgcaggccactcgagTTCCTCCACAACCTCAtcaaaccatgtctttatggacgcTGCTTTGTCTACAGGgacacagtcatgctggaatagGTAGGGGCGTTCCCCATCcttgttgccaaaaagttggaagcaccgaattgtctaaaatgtctttgtatcctgtaggaTTTCGATTACCCTTCATTGGAAATAATGGGCAaggcccaaaccctgaaacacagacccagaccattatccctcttCCGCCCCAATTTTACAGTAGGAATTATGCATTCCGGTAGGATGCATCCAGTAGGAAGCATCCGCCACATCCAGAtttgtccatcagactgccCGATATTGAagcatgattcatcactccagagaacacatttccactgctccagagtccagtgtcAGTGTGCTTACACCACTCTGGCCATAGAAACATTacacatgttgatgtgaggcttgtgtACAGATGGTAGGCCATAGAAACCCATTTAGGGAAGCTCCCGaagcacagttcttgtgctgatgttgcttccagaggcagtttgaaACTTGGTGGTGAGTGATGATACAGATGATAGCCAATATTTACACGCTTCATCACTCCctgctctgtgagtttgtgtggtctaccactttgtggctgggctgttgctcctagatgcttccacttcacaattatagcacttacagttcaccgaggcagatctagtagggcaggaATGTATTGAACtcacttgtggcaaaggtggcatcctatgacagtgccacatttaaaatcactgagctcttcagtatgacccattgtactgccagtgtttgtctatggagatttcatggctatgtgctggattttatgcgcctgtgagcaatgggtgtagctgaaacacctgaactcaaccATTATTAAGGGTGTTTTACATACTTTTGGCTATATAGTGAATTTTGAAAACTAAAAGTATCTTATATAAGATACATACTGTTTGGCTTCACTGCTGTCA is a window from the Esox lucius isolate fEsoLuc1 chromosome 12, fEsoLuc1.pri, whole genome shotgun sequence genome containing:
- the cort gene encoding somatostatin-1B; this encodes MQLLVILASLMGVLYYVRAAAVLPAEERSPLLNRELSKERKELILKLVSGLLDGASDNNMLPGDMSPVDLEDPLESRLEERAVYNRLSQLPQRDRKAPCKNFFWKTFTSC